The following coding sequences are from one Mus pahari chromosome X, PAHARI_EIJ_v1.1, whole genome shotgun sequence window:
- the LOC110313606 gene encoding eukaryotic peptide chain release factor GTP-binding subunit ERF3B produces MDLGSSSDSAPDCWDQVDMEAPGSAPSGDGIASAAMAAAEAAEAEAQRKHLSLAFSSQLNIHAKPFVPSVSAAEFVPSFLPGSAQPPAPTASSCDETCIGGAGEPEGKRMEWVAPVEPSKDGPLVSWEGSSSAVTMELSEPVVENGEVEMALEESWELKEVSEAKPEASLGDAGPPEESIKEVMEEKEEVRKSKSVVIPSGAPKKEHVNVVFIGHVDAGKSTIGGQIMFLTGMVDRRTLEKYEREAKEKNRETWYLSWALDTNQEERDKGKTVEVGRAYFETEKKHFTILDAPGHKSFVPNMIGGASQADLAVLVISARKGEFETGFEKGGQTREHAMLAKTAGVKYLIVLINKMDDPTVDWSSERYEECKEKLVPFLKKVGFSPKKDIHFMPCSGLTGANIKEHSDFCPWYTGLPFIPYLDSLPNFNRAIDGPIRLPIVDKYKDMGTVVLGKLESGSICKGQQLVMMPNKHSVEVLGIVSDDAETDFVAPGENLKIRLKGIEEEEILPGFILCEPSNLCHSGRTFDVQIVIIEHKSIICPGYNAVLHIHTCIEEVEITALISLVDKKSGEKSKTRPRFVKQDQVCIARLRTAGTICLETFKDFPQMGRFTLRDEGKTIAIGKVLKLVPEKD; encoded by the coding sequence ATGGATCTCGGCAGCAGCAGCGACTCggctcccgactgctgggatcaGGTGGACATGGAAGCCCCGGGTTCGGCTCCGAGCGGGGATGGAATCGCCTCCGCAGCCATGGCAGCGGCTGAGGCCGCGGAAGCCGAGGCCCAGCGCAAGCATCTCAGCTTGGCCTTCAGCAGTCAGCTCAACATCCACGCCAAACCTTTCGTGCCTAGCGTAAGCGCAGCGGAGTTCGTGCCGTCCTTCCTGCCTGGATCTGCCCAGCCGCCCGCCCCCACAGCCTCCAGCTGCGATGAAACCTGCATCGGTGGCGCCGGGGAGCCTGAAGGTAAACGGATGGAATGGGTAGCACCTGTGGAGCCTTCCAAAGATGGTCCTTTAGTGTCGTGGGAGGGATCCAGTTCAGCTGTTACCATGGAACTTTCAGAACCTGTTGTAGAAAATGGAGAGGTGGAGATGGCCCTAGAAGAATCGTGGGAGCTTAAAGAAGTGAGTGAAGCAAAGCCTGAGGCTTCTTTGGGAGATGCAGGGCCCCCAGAAGAAAGTATCAAGGAAgtgatggaggagaaagaggaagtaaGGAAATCAAAATCTGTGGTCATACCATCAGGTGCACCTAAGAAAGAACACGTAAATGTGGTGTTCATTGggcatgtggatgctggcaagTCAACCATTGGAGGACAAATAATGTTTTTGACAGGAATGGTTGACAGAAGGACACTTGAGAAATATGAACGAGAAGCTAAGGAGAAGAATAGAGAGACCTGGTACTTATCCTGGGCCTTAGATACCAACCAGGAAGAACGAGACAAGGGTAAAACAGTGGAAGTGGGCCGTGCGTATTTTGAAACGGAAAAGAAGCATTTCACAATCTTAGATGCCCCTGGCCACAAGAGTTTTGTTCCAAATATGATTGGTGGTGCTTCTCAAGCCGATTTAGCTGTGCTGGTGATCTCTGCCAGGAAAGGAGAATTTGAAACTGGATTTGAAAAAGGTGGACAGACAAGAGAACATGCCATGCTGGCCAAAACAGCAGGGGTAAAATACTTAATAGTGCTTATTAATAAGATGGATGACCCCACAGTAGATTGGAGCAGTGAGCGATATGaagaatgtaaagaaaaactGGTGCCCTTTTTGAAAAAAGTTGGTTTCAGTCCAAAAAAGGACATTCACTTTATGCCCTGCTCAGGACTGACTGGAGCAAATATTAAAGAGCATTCTGATTTCTGTCCTTGGTACACTGGATTACCATTTATTCCGTATTTGGATAGTTTGCCGAACTTCAACAGAGCAATTGATGGGCCAATTAGGTTGCCAATTGTGGATAAGTACAAGGATATGGGCACTGTGGTCCTGGGTAAGCTGGAATCAGGATCCATTTGTAAAGGCCAGCAGCTTGTGATGATGCCGAACAAGCACAGTGTGGAAGTTCTAGGAATagtttctgatgatgccgagaCTGATTTTGTAGCTCCAGGTGAAAACCTCAAAATCAGACTGAAAGGAATTGAAGAGGAAGAGATTCTTCCAGGCTTCATCCTCTGTGAACCCAGTAACCTTTGCCATTCTGGACGCACATTTGATGTTCAGATAGTGATCATTGAGCACAAGTCTATCATCTGCCCAGGTTATAATGCGGTGCTTCACATTCATACTTGTATCGAGGAGGTTGAAATAACAGCCTTGATCTCTTTGGTAGACAAAAAGTCAGGAGAAAAAAGCAAGACACGGCCCCGCTTTGTGAAGCAAGATCAAGTGTGCATTGCCCGGTTAAGGACAGCAGGAACTATCTGCCTGGAGACATTTAAAGATTTTCCTCAGATGGGTCGTTTTACTTTAAGAGATGAGGGGAAAACAATCGCCATTGGAAAAGTTCTGAAGCTGGTCCCAGAGAAGGACTAA